In Haloarcula hispanica ATCC 33960, one DNA window encodes the following:
- a CDS encoding LutC/YkgG family protein: MKSKRASFEDALEALGVTVSSTAESDLEAAVTEAVTEPAVGIALDKTAGDEAFSLTGTPVTVDPTPVALREATTGVTGAELGIGDYGSLVLSMTEEASELLSLFVERHVAILHEEDIQPDMDAAVAELDERFNETGGSAIIATGPSATADMGALVKGAHGPKEVHVIIVEEGA; this comes from the coding sequence ATGAAAAGCAAACGCGCGTCGTTCGAGGACGCTCTCGAAGCATTGGGTGTGACAGTTTCAAGCACTGCCGAGTCCGACCTCGAAGCCGCTGTTACGGAGGCAGTCACGGAGCCTGCAGTCGGGATCGCGCTCGACAAAACGGCCGGGGACGAGGCGTTTTCTCTCACGGGGACGCCGGTCACGGTCGACCCCACTCCGGTCGCGCTTCGCGAAGCGACCACCGGCGTAACCGGTGCTGAACTCGGCATCGGCGACTACGGTTCGCTCGTCCTCTCGATGACCGAAGAGGCCAGCGAACTCCTGAGCCTGTTTGTCGAGCGTCACGTCGCCATTCTTCACGAGGAAGACATCCAGCCCGATATGGACGCGGCAGTGGCAGAACTGGACGAACGGTTCAACGAAACCGGTGGGAGCGCGATCATCGCAACAGGACCGAGCGCGACAGCCGATATGGGCGCGCTCGTCAAAGGCGCACACGGACCCAAGGAAGTCCACGTCATCATCGTCGAGGAGGGTGCGTGA
- a CDS encoding HEAT repeat domain-containing protein, with amino-acid sequence MDDQSGAPPDSEIVTLLEQGEKADALTALERLSMAGAADQQACLRSLKAAADDQPKLFDGVLTSLTVFLQNSERPTRLTTAKLFVTVSESAPDSVVPVVPTLAERLADESEFYYVRARCAEALGYVAVDHPDAVVSPEVVADLRIGLEFDKPEVREKLAKALAHVAMGRPDRLRYQVDSLAEHLRADSELVRYHLSTALVVIGSACPERLTDAREALVSCLEDESRYVRGRAAEALGLLAGTKSVEAFPEAQLEEFTVDEEFVAERARFALSQYRGAEPADGFTGIAARDAIRTQTSDIVSEIRTPEGDDGCPHCGLSLPESGPPLCPGCGTPL; translated from the coding sequence ATGGACGACCAATCCGGTGCACCTCCAGATTCAGAGATTGTGACGTTACTCGAACAAGGAGAGAAAGCTGACGCACTGACAGCACTTGAGCGGCTTTCGATGGCCGGAGCGGCTGACCAGCAGGCGTGCTTGCGGTCACTCAAAGCGGCTGCTGACGACCAGCCGAAACTGTTCGACGGCGTACTGACGTCGCTCACTGTGTTTTTGCAGAATAGCGAGCGGCCGACACGGCTCACGACAGCGAAATTGTTCGTCACGGTCAGCGAGAGCGCGCCGGACAGCGTGGTTCCGGTTGTCCCGACGCTTGCCGAGCGACTGGCGGATGAGTCGGAGTTCTACTACGTTCGCGCCCGGTGTGCAGAGGCGCTGGGCTACGTCGCCGTCGACCATCCCGATGCCGTCGTCTCACCTGAGGTCGTGGCAGACCTGCGCATCGGCCTGGAGTTCGACAAACCAGAAGTTAGGGAGAAATTAGCGAAGGCGCTGGCCCACGTCGCCATGGGCCGTCCCGACAGACTCCGCTATCAGGTCGACTCGCTCGCCGAGCATCTTCGAGCGGACAGCGAACTGGTTCGATATCACCTGAGCACAGCTCTCGTCGTTATCGGCTCTGCGTGTCCCGAACGGCTTACAGACGCCAGGGAAGCACTCGTCTCGTGTCTCGAAGACGAAAGCAGATACGTCCGCGGGCGGGCAGCCGAAGCGCTGGGGTTGCTTGCCGGCACTAAGAGCGTGGAAGCGTTCCCGGAAGCACAACTCGAAGAGTTCACTGTGGACGAGGAGTTTGTTGCCGAGCGAGCCCGGTTCGCTCTCTCCCAGTATCGCGGGGCGGAACCTGCTGATGGCTTTACAGGAATAGCCGCGAGAGATGCAATCCGCACACAGACATCCGACATTGTCTCGGAGATCCGGACGCCGGAAGGCGATGACGGGTGCCCACACTGCGGGCTTTCGCTCCCCGAATCCGGCCCCCCGCTGTGCCCGGGCTGTGGCACCCCATTGTGA
- a CDS encoding IclR family transcriptional regulator, translated as MTDEPQYAVEATQTSVAILEALVDATGPVGVTELANLVGVSKSVAHNHLSTLRAAGYVVKRAEKYEASLRPLFLGERTRDGLSFYQAAKQQLDNLATATGETATLFVLEETAGVPVSISEPEDGWGVPFHAGERLPLHVNAPGKALLSSLPSDRVESVLDERELVAPTDATLVDPDELIEELRRVRDDGIAFCRGEQYEGIIGVAAPLPDVSGDRIAALGICGPVERLNGRYLREDITGQVLSTTKSIQVALTSN; from the coding sequence ATGACCGACGAACCACAGTATGCAGTCGAAGCAACCCAGACATCGGTGGCTATCCTCGAAGCGCTTGTCGACGCGACGGGGCCTGTCGGCGTTACAGAGCTTGCCAATCTCGTCGGGGTTTCCAAGAGCGTCGCCCATAACCACCTCTCGACGTTGCGTGCGGCCGGATACGTGGTCAAGCGCGCAGAGAAGTACGAGGCGTCGCTCCGCCCGTTGTTTCTCGGTGAGCGAACGCGTGATGGACTCAGTTTCTATCAGGCGGCGAAACAACAACTGGACAATCTCGCGACGGCAACAGGGGAGACAGCGACACTGTTCGTCCTCGAAGAAACGGCCGGTGTCCCGGTGTCGATCTCCGAACCCGAGGACGGCTGGGGAGTCCCGTTCCACGCGGGCGAACGGTTGCCACTCCATGTCAACGCTCCGGGAAAGGCACTGCTGTCGTCGCTCCCGAGTGATCGCGTCGAATCGGTTCTCGATGAAAGAGAGCTTGTCGCACCGACTGACGCAACTCTCGTCGACCCAGATGAACTCATCGAGGAACTGCGCCGGGTTCGTGATGACGGCATTGCGTTCTGTAGAGGAGAACAGTACGAGGGGATTATCGGTGTTGCCGCCCCGCTACCTGACGTCAGTGGTGATCGGATCGCTGCACTGGGCATCTGTGGCCCCGTTGAGCGTTTGAACGGCCGATACCTCAGGGAGGATATCACCGGGCAGGTCCTCAGCACGACAAAATCCATTCAGGTGGCCCTTACATCGAATTGA
- a CDS encoding LUD domain-containing protein yields MATADELRELMRTEGAAVAENTQGFNTGRYDSVADLGDYEELKQAARSIKEDAIEELPDLLDQLTETVEANRGTVYIADDAADANDYIRDVVDERAADRVVKSKSMTSEEIEVNEALEADGVDVVETDLGEWVLQVADEAPSHIVAPAIHKSRESIAELFNERFEPDEPLETAEELTRFARKKLGEQIIDAEVGITGANFVTADTGTMALVTSEGNARKTVAATDTHVAVAGVEKVIPTVGDLHPFIELIGRSGTGQDITSYVSLLTPPVDTPVVDFTDDETPLSEFDSDRDFHLVLIDNGRLEMRDDEQLRETLYCIRCSACSNSCANFQSVGGHAFGGETYSGGIATGWEAGIEGLDVAEEFNDLCTGCTRCVNACPVGIDIPWINTVVRDRINRDKDAPGEWLVDGLTPDEEDDGAPLQKRFFGNFETVAKLGSATAPVSNWLADTTVAQQAMALILGIDPRRDLPTFERETLVDWAAARDSQVTNPERRAVLYPDLYTNHVQVERGKAAVKVLESLGVDVVVPPVPSSGRAPLSQGMVATATDHAERVTEALEPHIADGRDVVVIEPSDHAMFTREYERLLDESSFTDIAENSYEVFEYVFGLLDNGGSVESLSTVTGAEIAYHSHCQQRTLGLEAHTVAVLEECGYDVVTSDVECCGMAGSFGYKSDYYELSMDVGDRLRTQLEDDGVQDRPVVASGTSCLEQIDALLERQPRHPIELLAT; encoded by the coding sequence ATGGCGACCGCCGACGAACTCCGCGAACTGATGCGGACCGAGGGCGCGGCAGTCGCGGAGAACACGCAGGGGTTCAACACGGGGCGCTACGACTCTGTCGCGGACCTGGGAGACTACGAGGAACTCAAGCAAGCGGCCCGGAGTATCAAGGAGGACGCCATCGAGGAACTTCCAGATCTCCTCGACCAACTGACGGAGACCGTCGAAGCGAACAGGGGAACGGTGTACATCGCCGACGACGCCGCCGACGCGAACGACTACATTCGCGATGTCGTCGACGAACGAGCGGCTGACCGGGTCGTCAAGAGCAAGTCGATGACCAGCGAGGAGATCGAGGTCAACGAAGCGCTCGAAGCAGATGGCGTGGACGTGGTCGAGACGGACCTGGGCGAGTGGGTGTTGCAGGTCGCCGACGAAGCCCCTTCTCACATCGTCGCCCCGGCGATTCACAAGTCCCGCGAGAGCATCGCGGAGCTGTTCAACGAACGGTTCGAGCCCGACGAGCCGCTGGAGACGGCCGAGGAACTGACCCGCTTCGCCCGGAAAAAGCTGGGCGAGCAGATCATCGACGCGGAAGTCGGCATCACCGGTGCGAACTTCGTCACGGCCGATACCGGGACGATGGCGCTGGTCACCAGTGAGGGCAACGCCCGCAAAACCGTGGCCGCGACGGACACGCACGTCGCAGTGGCCGGCGTCGAGAAGGTCATCCCGACGGTTGGAGACCTCCACCCGTTCATCGAACTCATCGGTCGCTCGGGCACCGGACAGGACATCACGTCGTACGTCTCGCTGCTGACTCCGCCAGTCGACACGCCGGTCGTCGATTTCACCGACGACGAAACACCGCTGTCGGAATTCGATTCCGACCGCGATTTCCATCTCGTGTTGATCGACAACGGCCGACTGGAGATGCGAGATGACGAGCAGCTTCGGGAGACGCTGTACTGCATCCGATGTTCCGCCTGTTCGAACTCGTGTGCGAACTTTCAGAGCGTCGGCGGCCACGCCTTCGGCGGGGAGACGTATTCGGGTGGCATTGCGACGGGCTGGGAGGCCGGCATCGAAGGGCTGGACGTGGCCGAGGAGTTCAACGACCTCTGTACCGGGTGTACCCGCTGCGTGAACGCCTGCCCGGTCGGCATCGATATCCCATGGATCAACACCGTCGTCCGGGACCGGATCAACCGCGACAAGGACGCTCCCGGAGAGTGGCTCGTCGACGGACTCACGCCCGACGAGGAGGACGACGGTGCGCCACTGCAAAAGCGCTTCTTCGGCAACTTCGAGACCGTCGCAAAGCTCGGCAGCGCCACCGCACCGGTGTCGAACTGGCTGGCCGACACGACAGTCGCACAGCAAGCGATGGCCCTAATTCTGGGTATCGACCCGCGACGTGACCTCCCGACGTTCGAGCGGGAGACGCTCGTCGACTGGGCCGCTGCCCGTGACTCACAGGTCACAAACCCCGAGCGCCGGGCGGTGCTCTACCCGGACCTGTACACGAATCACGTACAGGTCGAGCGCGGCAAAGCCGCGGTGAAGGTGCTCGAATCGCTGGGCGTCGATGTGGTGGTCCCACCGGTACCATCCAGCGGCCGCGCGCCGCTGTCACAGGGTATGGTTGCGACGGCGACAGACCACGCTGAGCGGGTCACAGAGGCCCTCGAACCACATATCGCAGACGGCCGCGACGTGGTCGTTATCGAGCCGAGCGACCACGCGATGTTCACCCGCGAATACGAGCGACTCCTTGATGAGTCGTCTTTCACCGACATCGCGGAGAACAGTTACGAGGTGTTCGAATACGTGTTCGGGCTGCTCGACAATGGAGGGTCCGTCGAGTCGCTCTCGACCGTCACCGGCGCGGAAATCGCGTATCACAGCCACTGCCAGCAGCGAACACTCGGTCTTGAAGCTCATACCGTCGCTGTCCTCGAAGAATGTGGCTACGACGTTGTTACATCCGACGTGGAGTGCTGTGGCATGGCCGGGAGCTTCGGGTACAAGTCCGATTACTACGAACTGAGCATGGACGTTGGCGACCGGCTCCGGACCCAGTTGGAAGACGACGGCGTACAGGACCGGCCCGTCGTCGCCAGTGGGACCTCCTGTCTGGAGCAGATCGACGCGCTACTGGAGCGGCAGCCGCGCCATCCTATCGAGCTGTTGGCGACGTAA